In one window of Chryseobacterium viscerum DNA:
- a CDS encoding FtsB family cell division protein — protein MEENNLIKDIQPKSETFKLIQKYVLNKYTITICLFLVWMIFFDKTSFLVINELNGEIRKYEEQLDFYKKEYEKNDAFYKKLMNNKSEKEKYARENYFMKKPNEEIFILVVDSTKVAKK, from the coding sequence ATGGAAGAAAACAACCTTATCAAAGACATTCAGCCAAAATCTGAAACATTCAAACTTATACAGAAATATGTTTTGAACAAGTATACCATTACGATCTGTCTGTTTTTGGTATGGATGATTTTTTTCGATAAAACCTCATTTCTTGTAATTAATGAACTGAACGGTGAAATCAGGAAATATGAAGAGCAGCTCGACTTCTACAAAAAAGAATACGAAAAGAATGATGCTTTTTATAAAAAACTGATGAACAATAAGTCTGAGAAAGAAAAATACGCAAGAGAAAATTATTTTATGAAAAAACCCAATGAAGAGATCTTCATTTTGGTGGTAGACAGCACAAAA